In the genome of Rhodoferax fermentans, one region contains:
- the tatC gene encoding twin-arginine translocase subunit TatC: MSDPSKKDDELAGSEQPFVQHLIELRDRLVKATIAIVVVAVALALYPGPSALYDLLAAPLVSHLPAGSTLIATSVISPFMVPLKVLMMAALLIALPVVLYQIWAFVAPGLYSHEKKLVLPLVVSSTLLFFLGVAFCYFFVFGRVFAFIQSFAPKSITASPDIEAYLSFVLSMFLAFGLAFEVPVVVVVLARMGIFSIEKLKEFRGYFVVLAFIIAAIVTPPDVVSQLALAIPMVALYEIGIIAAQVFIKHTKAPDDEANPTTTSS, translated from the coding sequence ATGTCCGATCCCTCCAAAAAAGACGACGAGCTGGCTGGCAGCGAACAACCGTTTGTGCAGCATCTGATTGAGCTGCGTGACCGCCTGGTCAAGGCCACCATTGCGATTGTGGTGGTAGCTGTGGCGCTGGCGCTGTACCCCGGCCCCAGTGCCCTGTATGACCTGCTGGCCGCGCCGCTGGTGTCCCATTTGCCCGCCGGTTCCACGCTGATCGCCACCTCGGTGATTTCGCCTTTCATGGTGCCGCTCAAGGTGCTGATGATGGCCGCACTCCTGATTGCGCTGCCGGTGGTGCTCTACCAGATCTGGGCCTTTGTGGCACCCGGACTGTATTCCCACGAGAAAAAGCTGGTGCTGCCACTGGTGGTGTCGAGCACCCTGTTGTTTTTCCTGGGGGTGGCGTTCTGCTACTTCTTTGTTTTTGGCCGGGTGTTTGCGTTCATCCAGAGTTTTGCGCCCAAAAGCATCACCGCGTCGCCTGACATCGAGGCTTATCTGAGTTTTGTGTTGTCGATGTTCCTGGCCTTTGGCCTGGCCTTTGAGGTGCCGGTGGTGGTGGTGGTGCTGGCACGCATGGGCATCTTCAGCATCGAGAAGCTCAAGGAATTCCGCGGTTATTTTGTGGTGCTGGCCTTCATCATTGCCGCCATCGTGACACCGCCCGACGTGGTGTCACAACTGGCCTTGGCAATCCCGATGGTGGCGCTCTACGAGATTGGCATCATCGCGGCGCAGGTGTTCATCAAACACACCAAGGCGCCCGACGACGAGGCCAATCCAACCACGACGTCGTCCTGA
- a CDS encoding phosphoribosyl-ATP diphosphatase — protein MSSTPSCADTLAALAAVIESRLPARGGDPEASYVARLLHKGPDAFLKKIGEEATEVVMAAKDADHGGDPAKIVYEVADLWFHSMVALAHYGLSPADVLAELERREGTSGLAEKAQRQAKTPDQTPQGASS, from the coding sequence ATGTCGTCTACCCCCTCTTGCGCTGATACCCTGGCCGCGCTGGCCGCCGTGATCGAGTCCCGCCTGCCCGCACGCGGTGGTGACCCCGAAGCCAGTTATGTGGCGCGTCTGTTGCACAAGGGGCCGGACGCCTTTTTGAAAAAAATTGGTGAAGAAGCCACCGAGGTGGTGATGGCCGCCAAGGACGCGGACCACGGCGGTGATCCGGCCAAGATCGTCTACGAGGTGGCTGACCTGTGGTTTCACAGCATGGTGGCGCTGGCGCATTACGGCCTGAGCCCGGCCGATGTGCTTGCTGAGCTGGAACGCCGTGAGGGCACCAGTGGCCTCGCAGAAAAGGCGCAGCGCCAGGCCAAAACGCCTGACCAGACGCCACAAGGAGCAAGCTCATGA
- the tatA gene encoding Sec-independent protein translocase subunit TatA codes for MGSFSIWHWLIVLLIVVMVFGTKKLKNIGSDLGGAVKGFKDGMKDGGTTEEEKAAAQVANSAAADKTTIDVEAKQKS; via the coding sequence ATGGGTTCGTTTTCAATTTGGCACTGGTTGATTGTTTTGTTGATTGTGGTCATGGTGTTTGGCACCAAGAAGCTCAAGAACATCGGCAGTGATCTGGGTGGCGCCGTCAAAGGCTTCAAGGACGGTATGAAAGACGGCGGCACCACCGAAGAGGAAAAAGCCGCAGCCCAAGTTGCCAACAGCGCAGCTGCTGACAAAACCACGATTGACGTGGAAGCCAAGCAAAAGTCTTGA
- the hisI gene encoding phosphoribosyl-AMP cyclohydrolase yields MNYLDTIQWDAQGLVPVIAQEQGTGDVLMFAWMNREALQKTAELGRAVYFSRSRNKLWFKGEESGHVQTVHEIRIDCDADVVLLKVTQTGHTPGIACHTGRHSCFFSVYENGAWKVTDPVLKDPETIYK; encoded by the coding sequence ATGAACTATCTCGACACCATCCAATGGGACGCACAAGGCCTGGTGCCGGTCATTGCACAGGAGCAGGGCACGGGCGACGTGCTGATGTTTGCCTGGATGAACCGCGAGGCCCTGCAAAAAACCGCCGAACTCGGCCGTGCGGTGTATTTCAGCCGCTCACGCAACAAGCTGTGGTTCAAGGGCGAAGAGTCCGGCCATGTGCAGACCGTGCATGAAATCCGCATCGACTGTGATGCCGACGTGGTGTTGCTCAAGGTCACCCAGACGGGCCACACGCCCGGTATTGCCTGCCACACCGGTCGGCACAGCTGTTTTTTCAGCGTGTATGAGAACGGGGCCTGGAAAGTGACCGACCCGGTCTTGAAAGATCCCGAAACCATCTACAAATGA
- a CDS encoding histidine triad nucleotide-binding protein translates to MSEKIVDHDPNCLFCKIVAGQIPSKPVYQDEDFYAFHDIHPSAPVHFLIIPKLHIPSMAQLTDEHAALMGRLMVLAPKLARQEGCNPYPAGGFRLLCNTGAEGGQEVHHLHIHVMGGPRPWLRG, encoded by the coding sequence ATGAGTGAGAAGATTGTTGACCATGACCCGAACTGCCTGTTCTGCAAAATTGTGGCAGGCCAGATTCCGTCCAAGCCGGTGTACCAGGACGAGGACTTCTACGCCTTTCACGACATCCATCCGTCGGCGCCGGTGCATTTTTTGATCATCCCCAAGTTACACATCCCGTCCATGGCCCAGCTCACCGATGAACACGCGGCCTTGATGGGGCGTTTGATGGTGCTGGCGCCCAAGCTGGCGCGGCAAGAGGGCTGTAACCCTTACCCGGCCGGTGGCTTTCGCCTGCTCTGCAACACTGGTGCAGAAGGCGGGCAGGAGGTACACCACCTGCATATTCATGTCATGGGCGGTCCGCGCCCATGGTTACGGGGATAA
- the hisF gene encoding imidazole glycerol phosphate synthase subunit HisF codes for MLAKRIIPCLDVTGGRVVKGVNFVELRDAGDPVEIAARYNEQGADELTFLDITATSDGRDLILHIIEAVASQVFIPLTVGGGVRTVEDVRRLLNAGADKTSFNSAAIANPQVIRDASRKYGAQCIVVAIDAKRRSAEDALRLGANGLPLGEGWDVYSHGGRKNTGLDAVAWATQMAEFGAGEILLTSMDRDGTKSGFDLALTRAVSDAVNVPVIASGGVGTLDHLADGIQLGGADAVLAASIFHYGEFTVAQAKARMAERGIPVRI; via the coding sequence ATGCTGGCCAAACGCATCATTCCCTGCCTGGATGTCACGGGCGGCCGGGTTGTCAAAGGTGTCAATTTTGTCGAGCTGCGTGATGCCGGTGACCCGGTCGAGATCGCCGCACGTTACAACGAGCAGGGCGCCGACGAACTCACTTTCCTGGACATCACCGCCACCAGCGACGGGCGCGACCTGATCCTGCACATCATCGAGGCGGTGGCCTCCCAAGTGTTCATCCCGCTGACCGTCGGTGGCGGTGTGCGCACCGTGGAAGATGTGCGCCGCCTGCTCAATGCCGGCGCCGACAAAACCAGCTTCAACTCGGCAGCGATTGCTAACCCGCAGGTCATTCGCGATGCCTCGCGCAAATACGGTGCCCAGTGCATTGTGGTGGCGATTGACGCCAAACGCCGCAGCGCTGAAGACGCTTTGCGGCTTGGCGCCAACGGTTTGCCGTTGGGTGAGGGCTGGGACGTGTACAGCCACGGCGGGCGCAAGAACACCGGGCTCGACGCGGTGGCCTGGGCGACCCAGATGGCCGAGTTTGGCGCGGGCGAAATTCTGCTCACCAGCATGGACCGTGATGGCACCAAGTCTGGCTTCGATTTGGCACTGACCCGCGCGGTGAGCGACGCGGTGAATGTGCCGGTGATTGCCTCGGGTGGTGTCGGTACGCTGGACCATCTGGCCGACGGCATCCAGCTCGGTGGTGCCGACGCGGTGCTGGCGGCGAGCATCTTCCACTACGGCGAGTTCACCGTGGCGCAGGCCAAGGCGCGTATGGCCGAGCGTGGTATTCCTGTTCGGATCTGA
- the tatB gene encoding Sec-independent protein translocase protein TatB has protein sequence MIDLGISKLALIGAVALVVIGPEKLPRVARTVGTLLGKAQRYISDVKAEVNRSMALDELKRMKETVEDAAKDVNQTLRDNAADFEKSWAESSGDSSAAVDFSPVPEYRHPKKHWRLKQGAVPNWYKARNGVRTKALSGAARVARYRPTSFK, from the coding sequence ATGATTGATCTGGGTATTTCCAAGCTGGCGCTGATTGGCGCCGTGGCTTTGGTGGTGATCGGACCGGAGAAACTGCCCCGGGTTGCGCGCACCGTGGGCACCTTGCTGGGTAAGGCGCAGCGCTACATCAGCGACGTCAAGGCCGAGGTCAACCGATCGATGGCCCTCGACGAACTCAAACGCATGAAAGAAACGGTGGAAGACGCCGCCAAGGATGTCAACCAGACCCTGCGCGACAACGCCGCAGACTTCGAAAAGTCCTGGGCCGAATCTTCCGGCGACAGCTCCGCTGCCGTCGACTTCTCGCCGGTACCCGAGTACCGCCATCCCAAGAAACACTGGCGCCTCAAACAAGGTGCTGTGCCCAACTGGTACAAAGCCCGCAATGGTGTGCGCACCAAGGCCTTGTCAGGTGCCGCGCGTGTCGCGCGTTACCGGCCGACTTCCTTCAAGTAA
- a CDS encoding DUF4870 family protein: MTQDFSNGPSGESRELDVQTLNGLNAWGTVSYILHLVVAVAALIPGAQMGPLLLVIALVIDLVKRGDAVGTWHASHFRWRIRTVIIAGLLYAVTAPLWLLFILPGWLAWLAVSIWFLYRIVSGWMALNKGLPMEIPA; encoded by the coding sequence ATGACCCAGGATTTTTCAAACGGCCCAAGCGGCGAGTCGCGTGAACTCGACGTGCAAACCCTCAATGGCTTGAACGCCTGGGGCACGGTCAGCTACATCCTGCACCTGGTGGTGGCGGTGGCGGCGCTGATCCCTGGCGCACAAATGGGGCCGCTGTTGCTGGTGATTGCGCTGGTGATTGACTTGGTCAAACGGGGCGACGCGGTGGGTACTTGGCATGCATCGCACTTTCGCTGGCGCATCCGCACGGTGATCATCGCCGGGCTGTTGTACGCGGTGACCGCGCCCCTGTGGTTGCTGTTCATCCTGCCGGGTTGGCTGGCTTGGCTGGCGGTGTCGATCTGGTTCCTATATCGCATCGTCAGCGGTTGGATGGCGTTGAACAAAGGTTTGCCCATGGAGATCCCCGCATGA